A stretch of the Massilia sp. W12 genome encodes the following:
- a CDS encoding HNH/endonuclease VII fold toxin-2 domain-containing protein, whose protein sequence is MSRKSKGASQSGSSAQSKDKATQSGPNVKPQPYVSVMQTAPECEKDRKRIESKCKPDPEPEQDANGKPKPKPAKKGLKGIVSKAGEGLDSLARAGYTRNQSNAWMDSHCDFMWLKPIEPMNAAEIEKLKQGLEQLKNEKWGLVRHGISELSDLAIEKAGDAAKTKLRNLALRTAAKHIVGIFTTVLSLGTVGTAVEAGMIAWTVTDVLSTGAELAAMAGEEGAAIFAAVQQNLKIGEVVSQALHDLQTNPDKVLAEAMELAGSLNACLRARRCQLVSMSQTSALNAKKHGMGCCPGQTGHHLLPKEMFKRKIEVDTGQKYKNGKPIMKKVDDPENCTDYTNSVHNNAPVLCVEGTNQNTASHKKVHDSMDKLMERHRLEHKDTISNEQAIDAGVKSLKETFKSGCNPECLKAQLKSYYDKLCNGKMKPRSGKGKTVENTGDGTVEVDAA, encoded by the coding sequence ATGAGCAGAAAAAGCAAAGGCGCCAGCCAAAGCGGCAGCAGCGCACAATCAAAAGACAAGGCGACCCAATCCGGCCCCAACGTCAAACCACAGCCCTATGTGAGCGTGATGCAGACTGCGCCGGAATGTGAAAAAGACAGAAAGCGCATCGAAAGCAAATGCAAGCCTGATCCAGAACCAGAGCAGGATGCGAATGGCAAGCCTAAGCCTAAACCAGCGAAGAAGGGGCTTAAAGGAATTGTCAGCAAAGCCGGTGAAGGATTAGACAGTCTGGCGCGTGCTGGTTACACACGTAATCAAAGCAACGCTTGGATGGATTCGCACTGTGATTTCATGTGGTTAAAGCCAATTGAGCCAATGAATGCAGCTGAGATTGAGAAACTCAAGCAAGGCTTGGAACAACTGAAGAACGAAAAATGGGGTTTAGTGCGGCATGGCATATCCGAGCTGTCCGATTTAGCAATTGAAAAGGCTGGCGATGCCGCAAAAACCAAATTGCGCAACCTGGCCTTGCGAACTGCGGCTAAACATATCGTCGGTATTTTTACCACGGTACTCTCGCTTGGAACGGTCGGCACTGCTGTTGAGGCAGGCATGATTGCCTGGACAGTGACTGATGTGCTGAGCACTGGCGCAGAGTTGGCGGCCATGGCTGGGGAAGAAGGTGCTGCAATTTTTGCAGCAGTGCAACAGAACTTGAAAATTGGCGAAGTTGTTTCGCAGGCATTGCATGATTTGCAAACCAATCCTGACAAAGTGCTGGCGGAAGCGATGGAACTTGCCGGCAGTTTAAACGCCTGCCTTCGCGCGCGGCGTTGTCAATTGGTCTCCATGTCGCAAACCAGTGCGCTCAACGCAAAAAAGCACGGGATGGGTTGCTGCCCAGGACAGACCGGGCATCATTTGCTGCCTAAGGAGATGTTCAAGCGAAAGATTGAAGTTGATACAGGACAGAAGTACAAGAATGGCAAGCCGATCATGAAAAAGGTGGATGATCCTGAGAATTGCACCGATTACACAAACAGTGTGCATAATAATGCGCCAGTGCTGTGTGTTGAGGGGACAAACCAGAACACGGCTAGCCACAAAAAGGTGCATGATAGTATGGATAAGCTGATGGAACGCCATCGACTAGAACACAAAGACACTATCAGTAACGAGCAAGCAATAGACGCCGGCGTTAAATCTCTTAAAGAAACCTTCAAGTCAGGATGCAATCCAGAATGCCTTAAAGCGCAACTTAAGAGCTACTACGATAAGTTGTGTAATGGGAAGATGAAGCCAAGGAGTGGCAAAGGAAAAACAGTTGAAAACACAGGTGATGGTACTGTAGAAGTTGATGCCGCATAA
- a CDS encoding DUF4150 domain-containing protein encodes MGQHHVYANNMEICNKTSDGKVVANMPDVCMSPPGPAAGPIPIPYPNTAFATDLSNGSTTVFIQGKPAALKDISCFATSTGNEPATQNFQKGIVSNVIKGKAQFVDWSPNVKIESYNVCRHLDPMTQNHK; translated from the coding sequence ATGGGACAGCATCATGTGTATGCCAACAATATGGAAATCTGTAACAAGACATCCGATGGCAAAGTGGTGGCGAATATGCCGGATGTATGCATGAGTCCGCCGGGGCCTGCCGCCGGGCCGATTCCGATTCCCTATCCCAACACAGCATTCGCCACCGATCTGAGCAATGGCTCGACGACCGTGTTTATACAGGGGAAACCGGCTGCTTTGAAGGACATTTCCTGTTTTGCCACCAGCACCGGCAATGAACCTGCCACGCAAAATTTTCAGAAAGGCATCGTCTCCAACGTCATCAAAGGCAAGGCGCAATTCGTGGACTGGTCGCCGAATGTCAAGATCGAAAGTTATAACGTCTGCCGCCACCTTGACCCGATGACACAGAACCACAAATGA
- a CDS encoding DUF2169 domain-containing protein: MELLVASKYLQAAITAGQDKTGQEYLLIVVKGCWSIVPDGAAGQAIARLAPADKPAQADTFAGAPGLSAPIYESDFALFKPRCDVLFHAQAYAPNGQPATEIGAGFRLDALEKLIHVTGPSRWYWQDGAWQHTLPQAFQSLPLRYDYAFGGAWHRAESNEANYFLQNPVGLGFCHPDAQGVMPDAPGAHGASRPCLRPWGSPAVNEPYQEQTAIALSPVARHWQPRQRYAGTYDETWQTEVFPFLPQDFDDRFAQAAPADQQIDYPKGGEQVSFFNLHPDMPQLHFRLPRFDRLPMRVLLKSYQVKEVEPVVDTLFFEPDKMRFSAVWRSRLAVDSLHQIRSVVIGKVCKNWWEAKSIGAENCTQCKEARKTNAAAPQATEDCPE, from the coding sequence ATGGAATTGCTGGTGGCTTCAAAATATCTGCAAGCGGCTATTACCGCAGGGCAAGACAAAACCGGACAGGAATATCTTTTGATTGTGGTCAAAGGTTGCTGGAGTATTGTGCCGGATGGCGCAGCAGGACAAGCCATTGCACGCTTAGCGCCTGCAGACAAACCGGCGCAAGCGGATACTTTCGCAGGCGCGCCAGGACTTTCCGCACCTATCTATGAAAGTGATTTTGCACTGTTTAAACCGCGCTGTGATGTGTTGTTCCATGCGCAGGCTTACGCGCCAAACGGCCAGCCAGCCACGGAAATCGGCGCAGGCTTTCGGCTGGATGCGCTGGAAAAGTTAATACATGTCACCGGCCCATCCCGCTGGTATTGGCAAGATGGGGCTTGGCAACATACGCTACCCCAGGCTTTTCAGAGCTTGCCTTTGCGCTATGACTATGCTTTTGGCGGCGCCTGGCATCGGGCAGAGAGTAATGAAGCAAACTATTTTCTGCAAAATCCTGTTGGCCTTGGTTTTTGTCACCCTGACGCCCAGGGCGTCATGCCGGATGCGCCGGGCGCACACGGCGCCAGCCGGCCTTGTTTGCGCCCTTGGGGCAGTCCCGCAGTGAATGAGCCATACCAGGAGCAAACCGCCATCGCATTATCACCTGTTGCGCGACACTGGCAGCCGAGACAACGCTATGCCGGAACCTATGATGAGACTTGGCAAACCGAGGTTTTCCCGTTCTTGCCGCAAGACTTCGATGATCGTTTTGCCCAGGCTGCGCCGGCAGATCAGCAAATCGATTACCCGAAAGGCGGCGAACAAGTCAGCTTTTTCAATCTGCACCCGGATATGCCGCAATTGCATTTCCGCTTGCCGCGTTTTGACCGCCTGCCCATGCGGGTGCTGTTGAAAAGTTATCAAGTGAAAGAAGTAGAACCTGTTGTGGATACGCTCTTTTTTGAGCCTGACAAAATGCGTTTTTCCGCTGTGTGGCGCAGTCGCTTGGCAGTGGATTCTTTGCATCAAATCCGTTCAGTTGTGATTGGCAAAGTGTGTAAGAACTGGTGGGAAGCTAAATCAATTGGCGCAGAAAACTGCACACAGTGCAAAGAAGCGCGCAAAACCAATGCTGCCGCACCACAAGCCACTGAGGATTGCCCGGAATGA
- the tssI gene encoding type VI secretion system tip protein TssI/VgrG has translation MLANLMSAKRLMKLSFLRKDGPASTLLIEGLHAEEEFSRDFEFTAHVLSDDPEIALKDVQGKLVGIELNRDDGGSRWFTGYCWNFQLISYDNSVATYKMTLVPWLAFLRLRKDMFIFQNKTYIEQTKEIFEDYTQAKFDIKVSKAGHRHTYCAQYDESDYNYVHRRWEEMGWHYWYEHDASGHRLILSDDSSAAPPVDGDNTIAYHHGGGDNKEDKIGVFGGQREAVSSKVNLSSFDFKRPTPALVGKTSQQEQGQIAKLEVYEYRGLYGFTNPDEGKQYAERQMEQIEGDAKCFAGRGNVRQMQTGRWFTLTRDHLKQLFRGPSHKFEFLLLSVTHDIHNNLLNSDGGMGSYANSFTCLRRKVPWRPARGHNSEDVRVPGVDTAIVTGLDGEEIYTDKYGRIKVQFHWDRMGQHNENSSAWVRVMTPWANKGFGIIAVPRIGTEVVIQYLQGNPDRPLVVGQLYNERHLPPWSLPANQTQSGILTRSRVC, from the coding sequence ATGCTTGCCAATCTGATGTCCGCCAAACGCCTGATGAAACTCAGTTTTTTGCGCAAAGACGGCCCTGCATCCACGCTGCTGATTGAAGGCTTGCATGCGGAAGAAGAATTTTCGCGTGACTTTGAATTCACCGCGCATGTGCTGTCTGACGATCCAGAAATCGCGCTCAAAGATGTGCAAGGCAAGCTGGTTGGCATCGAACTCAACCGCGATGATGGCGGTTCTCGCTGGTTCACCGGCTATTGCTGGAACTTTCAGCTGATATCGTATGACAACAGCGTAGCCACCTACAAAATGACCCTGGTTCCCTGGCTGGCTTTCCTGCGCTTGCGCAAAGACATGTTCATCTTCCAGAACAAGACCTACATCGAGCAAACCAAAGAGATTTTTGAAGACTACACACAGGCCAAGTTTGATATCAAAGTCAGCAAGGCCGGCCATCGCCACACCTATTGCGCCCAATATGATGAATCGGACTACAACTATGTGCACCGGCGCTGGGAAGAGATGGGCTGGCATTACTGGTATGAGCACGATGCCAGTGGCCACCGTCTGATTTTGTCGGACGATTCCAGCGCTGCGCCACCAGTGGATGGAGATAACACCATTGCCTATCACCATGGCGGCGGCGACAACAAGGAAGACAAAATTGGCGTGTTTGGCGGCCAACGCGAAGCCGTTTCCAGTAAAGTCAATTTGTCCAGCTTTGATTTCAAGCGCCCCACACCGGCCTTGGTGGGCAAAACCAGCCAGCAGGAACAGGGACAAATCGCCAAACTCGAAGTGTATGAATATCGCGGCTTGTATGGCTTTACCAATCCAGATGAGGGCAAACAATACGCCGAACGGCAAATGGAACAAATCGAAGGTGACGCAAAATGCTTTGCCGGGCGCGGCAATGTGCGTCAGATGCAGACAGGACGCTGGTTCACCTTGACACGCGACCATTTAAAACAACTGTTTCGCGGCCCCTCGCATAAATTTGAATTCCTGTTGCTGTCTGTCACGCATGACATTCATAACAATCTGCTCAATTCCGACGGTGGCATGGGCAGCTACGCCAACAGTTTTACCTGCCTACGCCGCAAAGTGCCTTGGCGCCCGGCGCGCGGCCACAATAGCGAAGATGTGCGCGTGCCAGGCGTGGATACCGCCATTGTCACGGGCTTGGATGGCGAAGAAATTTACACCGACAAATATGGCCGCATCAAAGTCCAATTCCATTGGGACAGAATGGGCCAGCATAATGAAAACAGTTCAGCCTGGGTGCGCGTGATGACGCCCTGGGCGAATAAAGGATTTGGCATCATCGCTGTGCCGCGTATCGGTACAGAAGTAGTGATTCAGTACTTGCAAGGCAATCCAGACCGGCCCTTAGTGGTCGGCCAGTTGTACAACGAACGCCACTTACCGCCCTGGTCTTTGCCAGCCAATCAGACGCAAAGCGGTATCCTGACCCGCTCTAGGGTGTGTTGA
- a CDS encoding 4'-phosphopantetheinyl transferase superfamily protein translates to MIALDQTLAAQPGASVEPAQLARLLAQLDAIHDADEGDGLSQFTRAACVQKAQDKAEQHLATIFRAYSLTQHWHDFAQNDASLPAALLHAAPKRQIEFAAGRWCARQALRQLAYHGAAEIGIGEHRCPQWPDAFIGSISHSQGWALAVVGHRARFEAIGIDLEAILPEASAHSVSRHLAIASELAVGRLHGLPYAIWVSLLFSAKESLFKALYPAVGRYFHFHDALAHDLHLPQGRLSLRLCTHLSEQHPAGRAYPIRFAIHARHLITRCVLHQP, encoded by the coding sequence GTGATCGCTTTGGATCAGACGCTTGCTGCGCAGCCTGGTGCGTCTGTTGAGCCGGCCCAGCTGGCGCGCTTATTGGCGCAGCTCGACGCCATACACGATGCGGATGAGGGCGACGGCTTAAGCCAATTCACGCGCGCAGCTTGCGTGCAAAAAGCGCAAGACAAGGCTGAGCAGCATTTGGCGACCATCTTCCGCGCTTACTCGCTTACGCAGCATTGGCATGACTTTGCGCAAAATGATGCGTCCCTGCCCGCTGCGCTGCTGCATGCCGCGCCGAAAAGGCAGATTGAATTTGCCGCTGGCCGCTGGTGCGCGCGCCAGGCTTTACGGCAATTGGCTTATCACGGTGCGGCGGAGATCGGCATTGGCGAGCACCGTTGCCCGCAGTGGCCGGATGCTTTTATCGGCTCAATCAGCCATAGCCAGGGCTGGGCCTTGGCGGTGGTTGGCCATCGCGCCAGGTTTGAGGCCATCGGCATCGACCTGGAGGCGATTTTGCCGGAAGCCAGCGCGCATTCGGTGAGCCGGCATCTGGCCATTGCGTCTGAGCTGGCTGTAGGCCGCTTGCATGGTTTGCCATACGCGATCTGGGTCAGCCTGCTGTTTTCCGCCAAAGAAAGTCTGTTTAAAGCGCTCTACCCTGCGGTTGGCCGTTATTTTCATTTTCATGATGCGCTGGCGCATGATTTGCATCTGCCGCAAGGCCGGCTCAGCTTGCGCCTGTGCACGCACTTATCCGAACAGCACCCGGCAGGCCGGGCTTATCCGATTCGCTTTGCGATTCATGCGCGCCATCTGATCACGCGTTGCGTGCTGCATCAGCCATGA
- a CDS encoding TolC family protein produces MKCAKLVLRCGSAAVLFSLAACSQLTPVRPAPALPAQFSVSLAAHQASAPRWSNFGDDGLRAWIAQVWAGNSELRLGLARLDSAAQDLRLVRAQQSASINLEQSAERRKNSALDQGESESKNPSSRYTSQISFGYEIDLRGRLAAARKASEAEQSANQHDLLALRLSLARQTAELWLSRAELQANIDNTRQTIALRQQLLQSEQRKRAAGMSKTEALQEHESALLTASLLLNKQEQGRQSVERNLCLLANLMPGECRLPAGKPLAALALPQLGNGVPAQLLQQRPDLAAAQARYDAARSRIDEAEAARWPSLSIAGVIGVNAAAPAGLLKKGANHWSLMPQFALPLFDGGRRQAELEKSKSAAEQHYLQWHAAITRAVHEVESGSASLLESRQNAHDLQAVHSIAARQLEKERQARKAGLGNAQSEWRSQLALLQVEQEVSAARHAQLLANVHLQAALGGAWPGTPDAP; encoded by the coding sequence ATGAAGTGCGCCAAGCTGGTTTTACGCTGCGGCAGCGCGGCTGTGCTGTTCAGTCTGGCAGCCTGCAGCCAACTCACGCCCGTGCGCCCGGCCCCTGCCCTGCCCGCGCAGTTCAGTGTGAGCCTGGCGGCGCATCAGGCCAGCGCGCCGCGCTGGAGCAATTTTGGCGATGACGGCTTGCGCGCCTGGATCGCTCAAGTCTGGGCCGGCAATAGCGAGCTGCGCCTTGGTTTGGCGCGCCTCGACAGCGCGGCGCAGGATTTGCGCTTGGTGCGCGCACAACAATCCGCCAGCATAAATCTTGAGCAATCCGCTGAACGGCGCAAAAATTCCGCGCTGGATCAGGGGGAAAGTGAGAGCAAAAACCCCAGCTCGCGCTACACCAGCCAAATCAGCTTCGGCTATGAAATCGACCTGCGCGGGCGTCTGGCTGCTGCGCGCAAGGCGAGTGAGGCGGAGCAAAGCGCGAATCAGCATGATCTGCTTGCGCTGCGCCTGAGTCTGGCGCGGCAAACCGCCGAGTTATGGCTCAGCCGCGCAGAATTGCAAGCGAATATCGACAATACCCGGCAAACCATCGCGCTGCGCCAGCAATTGCTGCAAAGCGAGCAGCGCAAGCGGGCTGCGGGGATGAGCAAAACAGAGGCGCTGCAAGAACATGAAAGCGCGCTGCTGACGGCCAGCTTATTACTCAATAAACAGGAACAGGGACGGCAAAGCGTTGAGCGCAATCTGTGTCTGCTCGCCAATCTCATGCCAGGCGAATGCCGCTTGCCAGCCGGCAAACCGCTTGCTGCGCTGGCCTTGCCGCAGTTGGGCAATGGCGTACCGGCGCAGTTATTACAGCAACGCCCTGACCTGGCCGCCGCACAGGCGCGCTATGACGCGGCGCGTTCGCGTATTGATGAAGCTGAAGCGGCGCGCTGGCCTTCGCTCAGCATTGCCGGGGTGATTGGGGTCAACGCCGCAGCCCCGGCGGGCTTACTGAAAAAAGGCGCGAATCACTGGTCTTTGATGCCGCAATTCGCGCTGCCGCTGTTTGATGGCGGGCGCCGCCAGGCGGAATTGGAAAAAAGCAAGTCCGCCGCCGAACAACACTATTTGCAATGGCACGCGGCCATCACCCGCGCGGTGCATGAAGTCGAAAGCGGCAGCGCCAGCTTGCTGGAAAGCCGCCAGAATGCGCATGATTTACAGGCTGTGCACAGCATTGCCGCGCGTCAATTGGAAAAAGAACGGCAAGCGCGCAAGGCTGGCTTGGGCAATGCCCAAAGTGAGTGGCGCAGCCAATTAGCCCTGCTGCAAGTCGAGCAGGAAGTCAGCGCAGCACGGCATGCGCAATTATTGGCGAATGTGCACTTGCAAGCAGCGCTGGGCGGGGCCTGGCCCGGCACTCCAGACGCGCCGTGA
- a CDS encoding HlyD family efflux transporter periplasmic adaptor subunit, whose product MSSLLQRCALSLPLACILLSACSEAKIEKPVPVSPWAAIAKGSISVEGGLISIAAARPGIVKTVLVEEGAEVKAGDVLAQIDDREAKQALKVREHERDQHQPAIALLQTRLTIAEREQKRLSSLSGDDVVTGQQRDQANDEAKLAKGELMREKAALATAEAQVSSARLEVDQHIVRAPLDGRIVRRQARPGDGTSTLNVTPLFILAPHGPRIVRAELEERFVSAVEIGQSAEVTLEASESKVYKARVLRLGQVFGNRPETDDPTEKQDVRVIECVLAIDAPELRIGQRVIVRIAKPHGAAHAGSSAAASATQNKAAPK is encoded by the coding sequence ATGAGTTCGCTGTTACAACGTTGCGCGCTTAGCTTACCATTGGCTTGTATCTTGCTCAGTGCCTGTAGCGAAGCAAAAATTGAGAAACCCGTCCCCGTCAGCCCATGGGCCGCCATCGCCAAGGGCAGCATCAGCGTGGAAGGCGGTTTGATCAGCATCGCCGCAGCCCGCCCCGGCATCGTCAAAACGGTCTTGGTGGAAGAAGGCGCGGAAGTCAAAGCCGGCGATGTGCTGGCGCAGATCGACGACCGCGAAGCGAAACAGGCGCTGAAAGTGCGCGAGCATGAGCGCGATCAGCATCAGCCTGCAATCGCGCTTCTGCAAACCCGTCTGACTATCGCCGAGCGGGAACAAAAACGCTTGAGCAGCTTGTCCGGTGATGATGTGGTGACAGGTCAGCAACGCGACCAGGCAAATGACGAGGCCAAACTGGCCAAAGGCGAGCTGATGCGGGAGAAAGCCGCTTTGGCGACTGCCGAGGCGCAGGTAAGCTCGGCGCGCCTGGAGGTGGATCAGCATATTGTGCGCGCGCCGCTGGATGGGCGCATTGTGCGGCGTCAAGCCCGTCCCGGCGATGGCACTTCGACCTTGAATGTGACGCCCTTATTTATTCTGGCGCCGCATGGCCCGCGCATTGTGCGCGCCGAGCTGGAAGAGCGCTTTGTCAGTGCGGTGGAAATTGGCCAAAGCGCCGAAGTGACGCTGGAGGCGAGCGAGAGCAAGGTGTATAAGGCGCGGGTTTTGCGTTTGGGTCAGGTGTTTGGCAATCGGCCTGAAACCGATGATCCGACTGAAAAGCAGGATGTGCGGGTGATTGAGTGCGTCCTGGCGATTGATGCGCCAGAACTGCGGATTGGCCAGCGTGTGATTGTGCGAATCGCCAAGCCGCACGGGGCGGCCCATGCCGGCTCCAGCGCCGCCGCCAGCGCAACACAGAATAAGGCGGCGCCAAAATGA
- a CDS encoding ABC transporter ATP-binding protein, producing MSIPPTIVGKNLTRSFHTGKTQQTVLSDISISVLPGELTLIIGPSGSGKSTLLSVLSGLLTADSGTVQALGIELNRLSSSELDAFRLQHCGFVFQGFNLFASLTALENVLLSLKYGPKIAPAIARRQAAESLELVGLGARMNLRPAELSGGEKQRVAIARALVKRPQLLFADEPTSALDSQNGQIVIDILHHAAQSQGATVLGVSHDHRLIKHADRVVTLEDGRIVKDQRTRHILETP from the coding sequence ATGAGCATACCGCCCACTATTGTCGGCAAAAATCTGACGCGCAGCTTCCATACCGGAAAAACGCAACAGACCGTGTTATCGGATATTTCAATTTCTGTCTTGCCGGGTGAATTAACACTCATTATCGGCCCCTCCGGCTCAGGGAAAAGCACTTTGTTGTCTGTCTTGTCGGGTTTATTGACGGCAGACTCCGGCACGGTGCAGGCGCTGGGGATTGAGCTGAACCGGCTGTCCAGCAGCGAGCTGGATGCCTTCCGTTTGCAACATTGCGGTTTCGTGTTTCAAGGTTTTAATTTGTTTGCTTCACTCACGGCCCTGGAAAACGTGCTGCTTTCGCTTAAGTACGGGCCAAAAATCGCGCCCGCCATCGCGCGCCGGCAAGCGGCTGAAAGCCTGGAGCTGGTCGGTCTTGGCGCGCGCATGAATTTGCGGCCAGCTGAATTATCGGGCGGCGAAAAACAGCGGGTGGCGATTGCGCGCGCTTTGGTTAAGCGCCCGCAGCTGCTGTTCGCCGATGAACCAACCAGCGCCCTCGACAGCCAAAACGGGCAAATTGTGATTGATATCTTGCACCATGCGGCGCAAAGCCAAGGCGCCACCGTGCTGGGCGTTTCGCATGACCACCGCTTGATCAAACATGCCGACCGCGTTGTTACTTTGGAAGACGGTCGGATTGTGAAGGATCAACGCACCCGCCATATCTTGGAGACTCCATGA
- a CDS encoding FtsX-like permease family protein, producing MVSIARAALIYEWRRFLPAALAVAFAGLLVQVQLSLLLGMFSSISVYIDRSSADLWVGYPGTQSVDLARPIPGKISNHLRMHPEVSAVERFTWTVGDWKRPQGGKLSAVLIGIDPSPDAMTFAYLLTPELRQLLNEPGNVLVDIADLEKLGVAVGDYTEVLGRRVRVAGTVNGMRSMGGANVLTSLSTARRIDPYLRRDTTDYFLLRLHHPSQAEAVRDALQPTGSFKQFQVWTAEEFSIQSQAYWLFESGAGAGFLFSSALGLLVGIVITSQTLMGAIVAALREYATLRALGVSSGSLRAVVLEQSFWVGMAGQVITFAVGAVLVMLARAAHVSLELPIWGCIATAVLVLSIALLSGLAALRALNQAEPFTLLR from the coding sequence ATGGTTTCGATCGCCCGTGCCGCCCTGATTTACGAGTGGCGCCGCTTTTTGCCGGCGGCGCTGGCGGTCGCTTTCGCCGGTTTGCTGGTGCAGGTTCAGTTGAGCCTGCTGTTGGGCATGTTCAGCTCAATCTCGGTGTATATCGACCGTTCCAGCGCGGATTTGTGGGTTGGCTATCCGGGAACCCAAAGCGTGGATTTGGCGCGCCCGATTCCCGGCAAGATCAGCAATCATCTGCGCATGCATCCGGAAGTGAGTGCGGTGGAGCGTTTTACCTGGACGGTCGGCGACTGGAAACGTCCGCAAGGGGGCAAATTAAGCGCCGTCCTGATCGGTATTGATCCGTCCCCGGACGCGATGACATTCGCCTACTTGCTGACGCCGGAATTGCGCCAATTATTGAACGAGCCGGGCAATGTGCTGGTCGATATTGCTGACCTGGAAAAACTCGGCGTGGCGGTTGGCGATTACACCGAAGTACTGGGCCGCCGGGTGCGTGTGGCCGGCACGGTGAATGGCATGCGCTCGATGGGCGGGGCGAATGTTTTGACCTCCTTAAGCACTGCGCGCCGCATTGATCCCTATCTGCGGCGCGACACCACCGACTATTTTTTGCTCCGTCTGCACCATCCCAGCCAGGCGGAAGCGGTGCGCGACGCACTGCAGCCGACCGGTTCATTTAAACAGTTTCAGGTATGGACGGCTGAAGAATTTTCGATTCAATCGCAAGCTTACTGGCTGTTTGAGTCTGGCGCCGGGGCTGGTTTTCTGTTCTCTTCCGCGCTCGGCTTGCTGGTGGGGATTGTGATTACCAGCCAAACCCTGATGGGCGCCATCGTTGCCGCATTGCGTGAATACGCCACCTTGCGCGCGCTCGGCGTTTCCTCAGGTTCACTGCGGGCGGTGGTGTTGGAGCAGTCGTTTTGGGTAGGGATGGCCGGCCAGGTGATCACCTTTGCGGTGGGCGCGGTGCTGGTGATGTTGGCGCGCGCCGCCCATGTTTCGCTGGAGTTGCCGATCTGGGGTTGTATCGCCACCGCTGTGCTGGTGCTGAGCATTGCGCTGTTGTCCGGCCTTGCCGCGCTGCGCGCGCTGAATCAGGCTGAACCCTTTACCTTATTGCGCTGA